In the Pleuronectes platessa chromosome 23, fPlePla1.1, whole genome shotgun sequence genome, AGTGAGTACTACTCTCCACACAGAGAACCGAAGACTTCCAGGAATGAAAATCACAGGCAGGCAgcaactgtatttatatagaaaagCTTAGTTAAGTGTAAAAATGTAGCTATATTTCTGATCAGCATGTTCATTATTTTACATTAGTTTGATAGTGGAAACACTAAagtaattttttgtaaaaaaacagaTAGCTAGTGAGCAGTGCTGAAGTAAAACGTCTAATGATGATGTTGAGTAGATACCAGAAAACAAGAGACAATCATATCACACTTGATACATCATtaatagattattattattatttgtggatgtgtttttaaatgcaaaggaaaaggaaagactTCTGTTCCTTCTGAAACATTTGATGCAAAGGTTTGactacattttgtgtgtgtgtccaggcctGGTCCAGGTGATTCAGTTGAGGAGGCCTTGAggaaatgtgatttaaaggaGGGTACGTGTATTCCACTTTCATGTGGTGATCATACACAATGCAAATTAAGTTAAGCATCAATTTAGAACAAGTATAATATACCCCCGTCTCCTGTTATTCACCTCTCTGCTGTCTCgcggctctgctctctctcctccagggcATTGCTCTCCTTCCACCAGGGAGCTGCAAGTTTCCATCGGCCTGCGCCTCCTGTTGCCGTGCGTCCAGCTGACTCCCAGGCCCTGCAGCTGGGAACAtcctctccacagacacacCCGGCAACATCACTCTGACCTGGAGGTGACGGTCACAGAGGAGAGCCTGGGAAAATACATCTGCACATGCCAGGTACTACTGCACTGATGTTAACCGCAAgttctttatttgtttcaatTGTTGcttctttatatttacattttcacgcCACATACAGGTCaattcacactctctctcttttcatcttgGTTCCAGGAGGTGAGACCAGGTAGCAGAGACCACACCCCCTGTCGTAGAGCAGCCTATCACCTCACACTAAAAGGCCCTAAAGCTGGAGGAACAGTAGCCACAGCCGGTGGTCGTCACGTCCTGGCTGTCTACATCCTTTTCTTCTGTGCGGGTGTAGCGTTCGGTATGTGTGTCCTCTACTTCTTGACCCGGCGACGCAACATTGGACGCCAGGGCCACCCGCTGCCAGATAATTCGCTGTCGTCTGGGAAGGGGCAGGACTTACTCGGCTCTTCTGCCACTCCGCAGTCCCCGAGCAGCGCCAGCTTGCTGTCGGAGGGATTCCGGCTAACGGAGAAGCGAAACGGGACCGCGACCACGACCACGTCAACCACCCTCCTCAGCAACCAGGGGAATGGTGGTCCCCATGGTAACAGCTACAGCGGGACCCTGATCCACAGCAACCCAAGCAATGGCCACGGGAACGCCTTGTACACCAACTGCAACACGAGTAGCAGTGGGCTTAAGCTTGCCTCCGAAATTCTAGCTGCAGACATGTTGGACGCAAGGATAGGGGAGAGGGTGAGGCCTAAGGTGGTAGAGAGGGAGTCAGGGGAGGGGGACGAGGTGGATGAAGGGCTGGGGGACGGGTTAGGGGAAGGAATAAAAGGACtagaggaggagcttgccagcTTTCCCATGTTTAAATCACCAGCACCACTGGCTCAGTGTGAGGAAAGCTCAATATGACAAAGTgataacaaaaaatattaataattgcaCCATTTTTGCTTCCTCCAAATAAACTGGGTACTGCTGGGAGGGATGCAAAATGGCTACTGCCAAATGCCTTTGAAAGGGAGCTGTGGCTCGAAGAGAGACTACAGAGACGTGAGGAAAATATGTGAATATGAGAGACGTATAGAGAGAGCTGCGAGTGTTGGGATGGACTGTCAcagctaaataaatgtatcagatgtaaataaataaaactgtaaatataaGCTGTGGACAGGACAGTGAGCGTGACACTGGGCATTTCAGATGTCACAGTGAATCAAAGGCCACGTGTGTGACCAAAAGCCATATTGTCTTTGTCCTTAGCGTCTGTTATCATTCGCACTCTCGTCCTCTTCTCGTAATGGCACCGCAGAAGAGTGCACGTTGCATCTTTGGgcacctctctctgtctctgtatttctatttctttctcTGACGCACCACTCAAATCTTTCGAGGGGCCAGAGTCACCAAAGGACTGCTGAGCCGTGGACTGCCCAGACACTGGGCTTCAGACAAATAGATGTCAGAGACTAAAGAACCATGACGGGGCTGTTCCGGCCTAAACTGCCACAGAGGGCAAGTGGATGATGGGTTCAAGTTCACCCATCAACAAGAAAGTCTACAGCTGCCCAGAAATGTCACTGTTCACCTGTACCGTAACTCAGAAGGCAAACGATTTTCAACAAGGATGTGAAAATAAACTGCAGAATGGACACTGAGCCACAATCACCTTGTCTGTGgatttcaacataaaaatgtgttGGGTTTTTCTGTCCTGTTGTTTTataataaagacacaaaagtTGCTGTTTACCTGGTATCACTGTTCCCATATGGATCTACACCCTAATTGAATGGCTTCTTCTTTTGGTTGTGTCCCACTCCGCCACAAAGTTTCATGTGAACCAGTTGCGTAGTTTTTAATGATTGCACATACAGTTCACAAGCACCAGAAAGTCCAGACATCAACCCTCCTCCCCTTCTGGGGTCCGGATAATTAGAGACATACAAATTTTTATTGCAAAAGGTTGCTTTTGtaataatacaaaatcaaaCACCAACTGGCAAAAATACAATGCCTATTCTGGACAAACATGAATTTGCATATAGGCCTACATTATTTTTAACCATCAAAGATGCGACATCCTCAAAGGTTGAACTGAACGACTCAGTGTCGTTCTCAAACaggaatgtaaatgtaaaagaatgTCATTCTTGAACGGTATTTGGACTTGATAATGTTGAGTGttttttcaagtgaatgcaatacggtTCCtcattcttctgttgatttttttttatcttgccattgaaataggccatcacttctgtCACAGCCCGGCTCAAGACTGTGGCAAGGAGGGAGACGACACGGGTGAACTGTGGCTCTTTTAGAATATTTATTCAACGGAACAAACCACAAACAACAGCCAaatcttcaaaaacaaaaaagagcaaAGGTACTGGCATCTGGGAGAGCCAACCTCGTCCCGTAGGTagcgcaagagagagagagcgcgaccAATCTGGCCAGCCTTTTAAGGGGCAGAGCACACCTGGCCGAGATGTGCTCTGATTGTTGCTGACACCCACTCCACCTGTAACTCAGAAAAAGGGAGAACAGGGACACCTAGTGTCCATGTGAGGGTGGAAGGGGTCGTCACACTTCATGACATTAATGTTGTGTCTAGACCTACattacataaatacattttgtcctgtatttaaGAGGTGGCAGAGAGCTGTAACAAAGAGAGAACTGTCTTACATGGAGAACGTTCTGAAAGTTCAAAATAATCTCCTTTCCCAACCACTGCTCCTTGACTCCGAGGGGAAATGTCACAAGGTCAAGGAAAGCATTGAGGGGGAAGTTAGGAAAGaagttaggaaaggagaaccaTGGTTCAGAGAAAATCTGACTCCACTCACATATCAGTGTTTTCtttcaacaaactttatttacagtagAAGATACACAGACTGTACGGTACTCTGTGCGCCTGTTCAGATTCCTATCTAAAACAGAATGACACTGTGAGAAAAGAGGTTTTCACTTCAAGCAGAGCGAACATTTCACCATCAGTTACTGACAGGAATATTATAAAGACGACTTTATGTTATGATGTATTCTCTTTGTATGTTTGCGGTCAGACCTCCTGATACACTCCAGGTATGAGAGCTCTGTTCTTCTCGAGCTGGGAAAGATTTTCTCTGCAactctttttctttaattaaacagtcttttgttttgcttcttttaTTAAGTTACTTTTATTGAATGGTTGTCGCTTCATACAGAAAAGGAATGTCTGCTCTTGGCTGAGCAGTAACTGCTGTGGTTTTTGTGCTTATTGGTTTCATAGAGAGGAGTGAAGTTCTCATGACTTCCTCTCAACCATCAAGCAATTCATCTGGCTTTCTGTAGCCAAACAGCTTAAAGTCAGTTTCATAGAGCTTGTACAGCTTCATCCTTTCCACTAGAGGCACTTTTCTGAACCAGCCTGACAAATACTCAGGAGTTGTAATGTTGACATAGGAAGGAGGGAACTTAATGTCGTTCTGCAGCTTTAAGGTGTTCAGTAGCTGTTCAGCATCATCCTGTAGAGTCTCCTGATGGCCAATGAAATCATACCTGAGAAATAAAACCAACCAGTATCAACCTTTAGGTAAATTTACATCAACAACGCAGAGGACAGGATCATTGTAGCATTCAAAATGTCCTTACTGTATGAGGCAGGGGTGGCAAAGACGGTGCATCTGCCTCCAGTGAGGATTAAAGGGCAGATTCTGCTCAGTCTGTGGGTCCAGAAGATattgaataaagttgtaaaatgTAATGCGTGGTGGATAAGGCGGGTGGTCGTAGAGACGCTGGATGTGTTGGCTGAGGGGGTTATAGTAGTAGTCGTTCTTCGAGTCTTCGAATTTGTCTCGGAAGGCGGAGATGAGACGGACGAACGGGTCCCGTACAAACAGGAATTTGGTGTAGTGCTTCAGATTTGCCTGTGGTTAACAAATACAATACACATGAACACTCTGCCATACTAACTGTGTTGAAACTGAATCAACTCATAGCGAGACAAACATTTGGTTTGTAAGTTTAAACATACTTCTGAGGTCACCATATGGACTCACCTTCCTCTCTATTCTTGGGTAGCTGCTTAAAAGACATAAGTTGCCAAGGCCATGAACGTACTGATCATATATGGAACTAGGGTCCTGATATGGCTCCCCGTGTTTCAGTACATACATCACCCTCTTCCAGTTGGTACATGCAacctgagagacagagtgtACAGCCAGCGGGGCATTTAGCTATAAAGTATGTTCCTAAACAATCttgtgtgctgtgtgttcatGTCCGTGTCACCTTGGGAATGTAACAGTAGATGATGCCGTGCTTGTCATCCACAACGAGGTTCTCCAGCTCACTGTCACTCAAGTCTTCAAGATTGCGTTTCCCCTTAGAAATGGcctgtttgtcattgtcacagATTTCTTTTAGCAGCTGTTTTCTCCCTTCCTGTAAGTTATGCATCCTTTCAGCTGTgataagaagaagcagaagatacATTCAGTCATCCAAAGTGTTTAGTGCTAACTCAAAGAGAAAATAGGTGCGGCCAAAACAAAGCCAAAGGGCAAATATCTCTCTTGGTGAAAGCCTCAGACAGGtgaaaaaatgtaatacatGATAATCCAAAAGTAATCAGAGCTGAGGTCACATGTGCACCATCTACCAGTCCATGTACTAATACCCATTTCATAGGCAGTGGAGAgcaaaatgcaaacaatgattaaaatgaacaaaatgcatttttaaaccaAGAGCAGGATGCAGCAGGAACAGTGAGAAACTGACAAACCCACATTTTACCTCTTTTTAAATAGAACCTGTCCCATCCGTAAACGGACATGATGAGAAAAATCGATCCAAGAAATATAAGGGTCCACAGCATTCCTCTGCATAGTGCCATGGCAGCTGGATATAGTGAATGTCAGTCTACGCTAATGAATGTTGttgcgtgttcgtttatcctgATTATGAGAAGAGCTGGTCttggtttggttcaatcaagtatttaaattagaagcaatgaaaaggtatgaaaagttaCAGCAAAGCAATTGCCACCCATAGCACAGCCCCGGCACTCTAGCAGCACTGGAGAGTCACGAGTGGCATCAAACAGACGGCGtctataatattttataacagtaggtataatgtgattggtcaatAAGGAAGGGGAGTCGAGACTTGGTTCTTCTTTGATGGTGCAGAGGCGTAGTCATATCCTTATTCCAATGCCACCCTTTTTCATTGAAATAAGGATATGACGAGCAGCCACTCCCAATCTCACTCCTCCTGGGATATTTGCTTGGCAAAATCTTCAGTTCAAGCCTTGACTCGGCTGAGGCCTTGtgggtcagtgttgttgttcattggagttctctattgtctgtgttttctgtttgttttaaacatttgaatccTCTAAACCAGGGGTGTCAAACATACGGGCCGATTTATTcgtaaatcatcatcgtatcaggccagcatGAAATAACAGGAgcggaaaatgtgtgtgtgtgtctccagacagcaaacacagacacacaggccccggggctccgcccccactcactcacttaGAGACACACACGAGATCAGCCCAACAAATTAATaagacacttagaaacattacaacCCAGTCACAAGCATGTGTTAtttttggttgagctttatcatcgttgaaacaaagtgattataatttaatacattttttctctatttttgaaaaagtacatactgatggaggaatgtagtaataaatgtcaccaaaagtacttcaattaagttgaatttaagcaaagttgaaacagattaacagaaataaatgttgcatgttttaatatatctgtTGCCTACCATCTTTGTTGTGGAaatcattgttaataattaatGATTAACATTGACGTGATCTCTTCAcatatgatattattattattaaaaggtgaTCTTTGTTGTTCAGGAAGTTTGTATCAAACAAGTATCCCTTCATACTACTCAGTATCTTTGAAGTAGCTCTCAGTTTCCAAAAGGTTGGTGACCCCTGCAATAGACcattggttcccaaactggggtacggggtacgcgaagtggttcagggggtacgcggTGGTGTGCACGGAGCCCCGGGGGTCTGGAATCCAACCTCAGCCGGCTCTaacctttcactttcaatgcTTGTGTCAGATTCCAGGTCCGTGTTCCAAGACGGGTCGGACCCCCACCGTTACGTTGGTTTAGTGTTGGTATCCGCCGCCGCCATGCGTGGCCTGGCCCACTTGAGCTCATAGTGGGCAGTATGTGGCCCCATaactaaaatgagtttgacacccctgctctaaacCAAAGAAATCACAGGTCTGTACCCAGTGTTGTGCAGgaacgagttcaaaagaacgctttcattgaacacgttcatttttatgagaacgatgaactgaacgcaacttaatgacaaataataactttaaacggtgaacacgttcatattgtagcgtgcCCGGCTGAATGAGGGTCAGATTCTTTTTCACTGATGGTTCACAATCCTTCATTTCCTTTCCATACATGCCGTGATATATGAACACACCATAAGAACTTGTGCCTTTCTCAGCCCGgtgcattaaaaaacaaatgggaaTACTTTTCATGCAACAGCGAGGCACACCTGCCAGTAGCGATATTTTCCGTATTTTTCAGGAagtgccttttcaaaataatagaAACCATTTCAGAATAAATGCATCAAAAACCAATAGGGCATTAATAGGTCATTTTACatatattatctgaggtctagctaaaacgttacggaatgttttccttctcctgaggagagactctGTCTAAAttgaatgcttgcaccatgtcgttgctcagtgctcGTGAAATTTCCGCGATATAGCCCAGTGATTGTCAAACTGTGTGGCGCGCCCGAAAAGGTGGGGCGTGCAaccgggagggggaaatgtggGTGAAACGtgccttttaatttaaacatataCAAAACAACTTAAAGCAAATTAAGTTCAGATTCAATTTAACAGCGGAGTTACAGAGCTGAGtcattaataggttttatcactGCAGTCatgactgtgccatcaggcgcacagagcgcacagagtgACCCAGCGCACAGATCGCACTGGAGATcgcttacaagaaatgaagaaacttccCAAATAATCGCCCAGAGGAGGTGAGATGCACTGATGTGATGGAATCgatccgatgctctaaataaataaatactgccgtgacagagGTGCGTGGATCTGTGTGATCTGTGCACgcgaatggaaggacgaggaggaagcgcgggttcagcgatttctgatctcacacattgtgttattcaCAGCgtatcagtgtgttttctttattagtgacttcactgctgtcccataaaattGTTCTCCAccccactaacaaacacctcatgtcagtgtcagaaagtttcgcttcctcttctcatcgcttgatgccgtgactgcgtcaggactcacggtggaaacccattggtcagcagcaaAATTTAATATTCGTGCCATGCTTTGCATTGACTATTCatggttgaaagtgggcgtgtggagggcggatttggaggcagatcccaGTACGaatgtttccaggtggacttGAATTTATGAAgcgaacattgcgttcaggtgtgcgtggAACAAATTTCAACTCATTATATAAACAGAACTGGGTGCAGCCTGAGAGCAGGGAAGGTTTGAGTCCTCTAATGGGAGAAGTGCTGCTATGCAGACTCGAGCCCCAATCTTTTTGGGTCTTTGTTGTATGCCCATTAATGGGCTTGTTATGTTTAGATTAAAACGTGGTGGGACAGGTTAACCTTTGAGATGTGGCAACACTACCTACATGTAAACCCCGGAGTGAAAGTTCAGCAGCGTGTTTCCTGTGTTGAAAAGAACGTTTGAACACCGGCCAGTGGAGTGAAAACCACAAAGTTGCAACAGTGGAAGTGCTCGCAGGTGCGCCTTCCTCTCAGGCCTGCAGAACCTGTTTGTAGAGTACAGGTTGTATTTTTGCCATTAACTGACATAACACATTTATGCAAATGATTGAAGTTTGACAATTGTCTAGTTGTCCATAACGCAGGCTTCTGCCCTATTGAGCAATACTAAAGGTCACATAAGTTCATTCCAcatcctgtatgtgtgtgtgttaatgcagCGGATATGAGCGCGCAAGCAAATTACATTTGATATAATCACAACAGTACAAGTCTTcaaagtgtctgtgtttggtttgATAATGGAGTTTTAAATTGCCGCTTTTGACAACAGCAACAGACTCAGAGCAAATGAGACTTACCGGTCTTGTTGAGCTCATTGAACGAAGAACAGACACATACTTGTCTGTCCACTCTGCTCAGAAGAGTCGGTATTCAACGTCAACGTTCCTAAATTTTGATAATGCCTTCATCTGTGTGTCTCCGTCTGCGTGCTTCTCTCTACCTAGCAACACGGCAATGTGGACCATACTGCATATAGGACTACATTAATTTTAACCATCAAAGATGTGACATCCTCAAagacataaacataaaacataaacataaatagtGCTTTAGGTTGAACTGAATGACTCAGTGTCGTTCTCAAACAGGAATGTAAATGTTAGccttgataatgttaagtatttttcttcaagtgaatgcaatacactttcgtattcttcttttttttttatcttgccatcgaaataggccatcacttctcagaataacttcatgactttaatgctgtgtCTAGACCCACAttacataaacacattttgtcctgtatttaaGAGGTGGCAGAGAGCTGTAACAAAGAGAGAACTGTCCTACATGGAGAACGTTCggaaaatctaaataaactaATTTCTCAACCACTGCTGCTTGACCCTGATGGGAAACGCCACAAGGTCAAGGAAAGCATTGAGGGAGAAGCCATGAGGAGTTAGGAAAcgagttaggaaaggagaaccaTGGTTCAGAGAAAATCTAACTCCACTCACACTCAGTGTTTAATTTCAACCAACTTTATTTTTAGTAGAAGATACACAGACTGTACGGTACTCTGTGCGCCTAGTTCAGATTCCTATCTAAAACAGAATGACACTCTGAGAAAAGAGGTTTTCACTTCAAGCAGAGCGAACATTTCACCATCAGTTACTCACAGGAATATTATAAAGAGGACTTTATGTTATGATGTATTCTCTTTGTATGTTTGCGGTCAGGCCTCCTAATACACTCCAGGTATGAGAGCTCTGTTCTTCTCCAGCTGGGAAAGATTTTCTCTGCAactctttttctttaattaaacagtcttttgttttgcttcttttaTTAAGTTACTTTCATTGGTTTTCGCTTCATACAAAAAACGATTGTCTGCTCTTGGCTGTTCTCATGACTTCCTCTCAACCATCAAGCAATTCATCTGGCTTTCTGTAGCCAAACAGCTTAAAGTCAGTTTCATAGAGCTTGTACAGCTTCATCCTTTCCACTAGAGGCACTTTTCTGAACCAGCCTGACAAATACTCAGGAGTTGTAATGTTGACATAGGAAGGAGGGAACTTAATGTCGTTCTGCAGCTTTAAGGTGTTCAGTAGCTGTTCAGCATCCTCCTGTAGAGTCTCCTGATGGCCAATGAAATCATACCTGAGAAATAAAACCAACCAGTATCAACCTTTAAGTAAATTTACATCAACAACGCAGAGGACAGGATCTTTGTAGCATTCAAAATGTCCTTACTGTATGAGGCAGGGGTGGCAAAGACGGTGCATCTGCCTCCAGTGAGGATCAAAGGGCAGATTCTGCTCAGTCTGTGGGTCCAGAAGATattgaataaagttgtaaaatgTAATGCGTGGTGGATAAGGCGTGTGGTCGTAGAGACGCTGGATGTGTTGGCTGAGGGGGTTATAGTAGTAGTCGTTCTTCGAGTCTTCGAATTTGTCTCGGAAGGCGGAGATGAGACGGACGAACGGGTCCCGTACAAACAGGAATTTGGTGTAGTGCTTCAGATTTGCCTGTGGTTAACAAATACAATACACATGAACACTCTGCCATACTAACTGTGTTGAAACTGAATCAACTCATAGCGAGACAAACATTTGGTTTGTAAGTTTAAACATACTTCTGAGGTCACCATATGGACTCACCTTCCTCTCTATTCTTGGGTAGCTGCTTAAAAGACGTAAGTTGCCAAGGCCATGAACGTACTGATCATATATGGAACTAGGGTCCTGATATGGCTCCCCGTGTTTCAGTACATACATCACCCTCTTCCAGTTGGTACATGCAacctgagagacagagtgtACAGCCAGTGGGGCATTTAGCTATAAAGTATGTTCCTAAACAATCttgtgtgctgtgtgttcatGTCCGTGTCACCTTGGGAATGTAACAGTAGATGATGCCGTGCTTGTCATCCACAACGAGGTTCTCCAGCTCACTGTCACTCAAGTCTTCAAGATTGCGTTTCCCCTTAGAAATGGCCTCTTTGTCATTGTCACAGATTTCTTTTAGCTGCTGTTTTCTCCCTTCCTGTAAGTTATGCATCCTTTCAGCTGTgataagaagaagcagaagatacATTCAGTCATCCAAAGTGTTTAGTGCTAAAAATAGCTTAAGCATTGAATTCTTGCTCAAAGAGAAAATAGGTGCGACCAAAACAAAGCCAAAGGGCAAATATCTCTCTTGGTGAAAGCCTCAGACAGGTGAAAAAAAGTAATACATGATAATCCAAAAGTAATCAGAGCTGAGGTCACATGTGCACCATCTACCAGTCCATGTACTAATACCCATTTCATAGGCAGTGGAGAgcaaaatgcaaacaatgattaaaatgaacaaaatgcatttttaaaccaAGAGCAGGATGCAGCAGGAACAGTGAGAAACTAACAAACCCACATTTTACCTCTTTTTAAATAGAACCTGTCCCATCCGTAAACGGACATGATGAGAAAAATCGATCCAAGAAATATAAGGGTCCGCAGCATTCCTCTGGATAGTGCCATGGCAGCTGGATATAGTGAATGTCAGTCTACGCTAATGAATGTTGttgcgtgttcgtttatcctgATTATGAGAAGAGCTGGTCttggtttggttcaatcaagtatttaaattagaagcaatgaaaaggtatgaaaagttaCATTAAAGCAATTGCCACCCATAGCACAGCCCCGGCACTCTAGCAGCACTGGAGAGTCACGAGTGGCATCAAACAGACGGCGtctataatattttataacagtaggtataatgtgattggtcaatAAGGAAGGGGAGTCGAGACTTGGTTCTTCTTTGATGGTGCAGAGGCGTAGTCATATCCTTATTCCAATGCCACCCTTTTTCATTGAAATAAGGATATGACGAGCAGCCACTCCCAATCTCACTCCTCCTGGGATATTTGCTTGGCAAAATCTTCAGTTCAAGCCTTGACTCGGCTGAGGCCTTGtgggtcagtgttgttgttcattggagttctctattgtctgtgttttctgtttgttttaaacatttgaatccTCTAAACCAGGGGTGTCAAACATACGGGCCGATTTATTcgtaaatcatcatcgtatcaggccagcatGAAATAACAGGAgcggaaaatgtgtgtgtgtgtctccagacagcaaacacagacacacaggccccggggctccgcccccactcactcacttaGAGACACACACGAGATCAGCCCAACAAATTAATaagacacttagaaacattacaacCCAGTCACAAGCATGTGTTAtttttggttgagctttatcatcgttgaaacaaagtgattataatttaatacattttttctctatttttgaaaaagtacatactgatggaggaatgtagtaataaatgtcaccaaaagtacttcaattaagttgaatttaagcaaagttgaaacagattaacagaaataaatgttgcatgttttaatatatctgtTGCCTACCATCTTTGTTGTGGAaatcattgttaataattaatGATTAACATTGACGTGATCTCTTCAcatatgatattattattattaaaaggtgaTCTTTGTTGTTCAGGAAGTTTGTATCAAACAAGTATCCCTTCATACTACTCAGTATCTTTGAAGTAGCTCTCAGTTTCCAAAAGGTTGGTGACCCCTGCAATAGACcattggttcccaaactggggtacggggtacgcgaagtggttcagggggtacgcggTGGTGTGCACGGAGCCCCGGGGGTCTGGAATCCAACCTCAGCCGGCTCTaacctttcactttcaatgcTTGTGTCAGATTCCAGGTCCGTGTTCCAAGACGGGTCGGACCCCCACCGTTACGTTGGTTTAGTGTTGGTATCCGCCGCCGCCATGCGTGGCCTGGCCCACTTGAGCTCATAGTGGGCAGTATGTGGCCCCATaactaaaatgagtttgacacccctgctctaaacCAAAGAAATCACAGGTCTGTACCCAGTGTTGTGCAGgaacgagttcaaaagaacgctttcattgaacacgttcatttttatgagaacgatgaactgaacgcaacttaatgacaaataataactttaaacggtgaacacgttcatattgtagcgtgcCCGGCTGAATGAGGGTCAGATTCTTTTTCACTGATGGTTCACAATCCTTCATTTCCTTTCCATACATGCCGTGATATATGAACACACCATAAGAACTTGTGCCTTTCTCAGCCCGgtgcattaaaaaacaaatgggaaTACTTTTCATGCAACAGCGAGGCACACCTGCCAGTAGCGATATTTTCCGTATTTTTCAG is a window encoding:
- the LOC128430535 gene encoding carbohydrate sulfotransferase 12 is translated as MALCRGMLWTLIFLGSIFLIMSVYGWDRFYLKRAERMHNLQEGRKQLLKEICDNDKQAISKGKRNLEDLSDSELENLVVDDKHGIIYCYIPKVACTNWKRVMYVLKHGEPYQDPSSIYDQYVHGLGNLCLLSSYPRIERKANLKHYTKFLFVRDPFVRLISAFRDKFEDSKNDYYYNPLSQHIQRLYDHPPYPPRITFYNFIQYLLDPQTEQNLPFNPHWRQMHRLCHPCLIQYDFIGHQETLQDDAEQLLNTLKLQNDIKFPPSYVNITTPEYLSGWFRKVPLVERMKLYKLYETDFKLFGYRKPDELLDG
- the LOC128430536 gene encoding carbohydrate sulfotransferase 12-like; this translates as MALSRGMLRTLIFLGSIFLIMSVYGWDRFYLKRAERMHNLQEGRKQQLKEICDNDKEAISKGKRNLEDLSDSELENLVVDDKHGIIYCYIPKVACTNWKRVMYVLKHGEPYQDPSSIYDQYVHGLGNLRLLSSYPRIERKANLKHYTKFLFVRDPFVRLISAFRDKFEDSKNDYYYNPLSQHIQRLYDHTPYPPRITFYNFIQYLLDPQTEQNLPFDPHWRQMHRLCHPCLIQYDFIGHQETLQEDAEQLLNTLKLQNDIKFPPSYVNITTPEYLSGWFRKVPLVERMKLYKLYETDFKLFGYRKPDELLDG